One genomic region from Dromaius novaehollandiae isolate bDroNov1 chromosome 21, bDroNov1.hap1, whole genome shotgun sequence encodes:
- the SCN3B gene encoding sodium channel regulatory subunit beta-3 isoform X1, with the protein MAALPRLVRVSSVVLVVWAGFCSAVCVEVPSETEAVQGTHMKLLCISCMKREEVTASTVVEWFYRPEGGKDEPIYEYRKTNHEFPSRFSGRLQWNGSKDMQDVSITVLNVTLNDSGIYTCNITREFEFEIHRPLFTSSRLIHLTVVEEAGEDFTSVISEIMMYILLVFLTLWLLIEMVYCYRKVSKAEEAAQENATDYLAIPSENKENCAVPVEE; encoded by the exons ATGGCTGCACTGCCAAGGCTGGTCCGAGTGTCTTCAGTCGTGCTGGTGGTCTGGG CTGGTTTTTGTTCTGCCGTATGTGTTGAAGTTCCCTCAGAGACAGAGGCTGTCCAAGGGACACACATGAAGCTACTCTGCATCTCTTGCATGAAGAGGGAAGAGGTCACAGCCAGCACCGTGGTGGAGTGGTTCTATAGGCCTGAGGGTGGAAAAGATGAACCC ATCTACGAGTACAGGAAAACAAATCATGAATTTCCGAGCCGCTTCAGTGGTCGGCTGCAGTGGAATGGGAGTAAAGACATGCAGGATGTATCCATCACTGTGTTAAATGTGACCTTGAACGATTCGGGTATCTACACCTGTAATATTACCCGGGAGTTTGAGTTTGAGATTCACCGACCTCTCTTCACAAGCTCCAGACTGATCCATCTCACCGTGGTGGAGGAGG CTGGAGAAGACTTCACTTCGGTCATCTCTGAAATTATGATGTATATTCTTCTGGTCTTCCTTACCTTGTGGCTACTGATAGAAATGGTCTATTGCTACCGGAAAGTCTCTAAGGCGGAGGAGGCTGCCCAGGAAAATGC GACAGACTACCTTGCGATTCCatcagaaaacaaggaaaactgTGCCGTGCCGGTGGAGGAGTAG
- the SCN3B gene encoding sodium channel regulatory subunit beta-3 isoform X2, whose amino-acid sequence MAALPRLVRVSSVVLVVWAGFCSAVCVEVPSETEAVQGTHMKLLCISCMKREEVTASTVVEWFYRPEGGKDEPIYEYRKTNHEFPSRFSGRLQWNGSKDMQDVSITVLNVTLNDSGIYTCNITREFEFEIHRPLFTSSRLIHLTVVEEANPTPGSRGRPCILFCRCSLTSGTEWLCEYGKLEKTSLRSSLKL is encoded by the exons ATGGCTGCACTGCCAAGGCTGGTCCGAGTGTCTTCAGTCGTGCTGGTGGTCTGGG CTGGTTTTTGTTCTGCCGTATGTGTTGAAGTTCCCTCAGAGACAGAGGCTGTCCAAGGGACACACATGAAGCTACTCTGCATCTCTTGCATGAAGAGGGAAGAGGTCACAGCCAGCACCGTGGTGGAGTGGTTCTATAGGCCTGAGGGTGGAAAAGATGAACCC ATCTACGAGTACAGGAAAACAAATCATGAATTTCCGAGCCGCTTCAGTGGTCGGCTGCAGTGGAATGGGAGTAAAGACATGCAGGATGTATCCATCACTGTGTTAAATGTGACCTTGAACGATTCGGGTATCTACACCTGTAATATTACCCGGGAGTTTGAGTTTGAGATTCACCGACCTCTCTTCACAAGCTCCAGACTGATCCATCTCACCGTGGTGGAGGAGG CAAACCCTACACCGGGTTCAAGAGGAAGGCCCTGCATTTTGTTTTGTCGCTGTAGCCTCACTTCAGGCACAGAGTGGTTGTGTGAATATGGGAAG CTGGAGAAGACTTCACTTCGGTCATCTCTGAAATTATGA